One region of Phycisphaerales bacterium genomic DNA includes:
- the odhB gene encoding 2-oxoglutarate dehydrogenase complex dihydrolipoyllysine-residue succinyltransferase, which produces MAVDIVIPAFGESVTSGVVQRWVKKDGDFVNTDDIVMELETDKVTGEVRAPASGTLQTLAKEGDTVNVGAVVARIAEGGAPAAAKSAPAAAAVNAEPKPATSVPASTATAVAEHEDVRATPLARKLAAEHNVDLSKITVPHGQRIREQDVLNYVNAGKNGSAIGAAAPAVAPRPQATPAPAAGPRQGSTRERMTPLRQRIAARLVQAQHTAAMLTTFNEVDMTAVMELRKQYKEDFEKKHGIGLGFMSFFVKAAANALKAFPMVNAYIVEEDGNPAIEKHDYCDIAVAVSTPKGLVVPVLRSCEKLSFAGVESGIKELATRAKDGKLALEDMQGGTFTITNGGIFGSLMSTPILNPPQSAILGMHAIKSRAVEYPAGSGQVAIRPMMYLALSYDHRIIDGAEAVQFLVRIKNAIEDPQRLLLEI; this is translated from the coding sequence ATGGCGGTTGACATCGTGATCCCGGCCTTTGGCGAGTCCGTCACCAGCGGCGTTGTGCAGCGCTGGGTCAAGAAGGACGGCGACTTCGTCAACACCGACGACATCGTCATGGAGCTCGAGACCGACAAGGTCACCGGCGAGGTCCGCGCCCCCGCGTCGGGCACGCTCCAGACGCTTGCGAAGGAAGGCGACACCGTCAACGTTGGCGCCGTGGTCGCCCGCATTGCCGAGGGCGGCGCACCCGCCGCGGCGAAGTCGGCCCCCGCCGCAGCCGCTGTGAACGCCGAACCAAAGCCCGCCACTAGCGTGCCCGCCTCGACCGCCACCGCCGTGGCCGAACATGAGGACGTCCGCGCCACGCCGCTCGCCCGCAAACTTGCGGCCGAGCACAATGTGGACCTCTCCAAGATCACCGTCCCGCACGGCCAGCGGATCCGCGAGCAGGACGTGCTGAACTACGTCAACGCCGGTAAGAACGGCTCCGCGATCGGCGCGGCCGCGCCGGCCGTCGCGCCCCGTCCGCAGGCCACTCCCGCGCCGGCCGCGGGCCCGCGCCAGGGCTCGACCCGCGAGCGGATGACGCCGCTCCGCCAGCGGATCGCCGCACGCCTCGTTCAGGCCCAGCACACGGCCGCCATGCTCACCACCTTCAACGAGGTGGACATGACCGCGGTGATGGAGCTCCGCAAGCAGTACAAAGAAGACTTCGAGAAGAAGCACGGCATTGGCCTGGGCTTCATGTCCTTCTTCGTCAAGGCCGCCGCCAACGCCCTCAAGGCGTTCCCGATGGTCAACGCGTACATTGTGGAGGAGGACGGCAACCCGGCGATCGAGAAGCACGACTACTGCGACATCGCGGTTGCCGTGTCCACGCCCAAGGGGCTCGTCGTTCCCGTGCTGCGCAGCTGCGAGAAGCTCTCGTTTGCCGGCGTTGAGTCGGGCATCAAGGAACTCGCGACCCGCGCCAAGGACGGCAAGCTCGCCCTTGAGGACATGCAGGGCGGCACCTTCACGATCACCAACGGCGGCATCTTCGGCTCGCTGATGAGCACGCCGATCCTCAACCCGCCGCAGTCGGCCATCCTCGGCATGCACGCGATCAAGAGCCGCGCCGTCGAGTACCCGGCGGGCAGCGGCCAGGTCGCCATCCGGCCGATGATGTACCTCGCGCTCTCGTACGACCACCGGATCATCGACGGCGCGGAGGCCGTGCAGTTCCTGGTGCGGATCAAGAACGCCATCGAGGACCCGCAGCGGCTGCTGCTGGAGATCTGA
- a CDS encoding 2-oxoglutarate dehydrogenase E1 component, with protein sequence MRHGQNPAQPRAVSPAVNGWNAEFLDAEYARFKADPGSVSPDLAAFFQGFDLALGGSALRADVGGVAATSGDTTFQRSVDSLVTAYRTRAHLAAKLDPFDRERTRPPELSLAYHGLSDADLDRPANSGVSGLAPGATLRQTIEYLEATYCSTIGVEFMHINNAEERAWFRERFERVKGRTEFSREHKLAILNHLAASQAFETFVGIKYGQGMKWFSLEGGTSTIPTLEMAIEHLTDLNAEEVVLGMAHRGRVNVLNTVMGKTYEQLFTEFEDNWDHGYLDGGGDVKYHRGYSITRKLANGKSVRMAMASNPSHLEAVNPVVLGRTRAKQRLRNDTQRTRVVPMLLHGDGAVIGQGVVWECLNMSQIEGYTVGGCIHLVINNLIAFTTLPEDDRSTPYPTDITKGIECPVFHVNGEDPEACAFVARLAAAYRQQFKKDVFIDLWCYRKYGHNESDEQSYTQPILASLIKAKTPTAQTYAAKLIKEGVLTQQDFDAKNEALKATLEKALASARREPTVPVIDPGNDRWKGITGDYSHTPAKTGVSMQVLTEVCNALGRVPETFNLNPKLKKLLTERAELPKNGMVSHADAELLAFGTLLLEGTPVRLSGQDCRRGTFSQRHAVFRDFSSSQPYVPLNNMREVANPGEWKDGKQARFCVYDSPLSEFSVLGFDYGYSLADPNMLVLWEAQFGDFDNGAQVIIDQFIASSEIKWNRWSGLVMLLPHGYEGAGPEHSSARIERFLSLCGDDNMQVCNPTTAAQHFHMLRRQVKRNFRKPLIVAAPKKYLRTPTSHIDEFTTGTFREVLDDPAFDAKNGLDRSRVTRVIICSGKVFHELSERRKATGRTDVAILRLEQLYPFHTQMVKETLAKYPKKAEVVYVQEEPRNAGAYLFVADQFKTELGIDLPYIGRDTSATPAVGSKKADYIQQEAVIAAAIGPSKKADAPAEKVPAPAKPQVAEPARR encoded by the coding sequence ATGAGGCACGGCCAGAACCCCGCCCAACCCCGCGCTGTCTCCCCCGCCGTCAACGGCTGGAACGCCGAGTTTCTCGATGCCGAGTACGCCCGTTTCAAGGCCGATCCCGGCTCCGTCTCCCCCGACCTCGCCGCCTTCTTCCAGGGCTTCGACCTGGCACTGGGTGGGTCGGCTCTCCGAGCCGACGTAGGCGGCGTAGCCGCCACCTCTGGCGACACCACCTTCCAGCGCTCCGTCGACTCCCTCGTTACCGCCTACCGCACCCGCGCCCACCTGGCCGCGAAGCTCGACCCCTTCGACCGCGAGCGCACCCGCCCGCCCGAGCTCTCCCTCGCCTACCACGGCCTCTCCGACGCCGACCTCGACCGCCCCGCCAACTCCGGCGTCAGCGGCCTCGCCCCCGGAGCGACCCTCCGCCAGACCATCGAGTACCTCGAGGCGACCTACTGCTCCACCATTGGCGTGGAGTTCATGCACATCAACAACGCCGAGGAGCGCGCCTGGTTCCGCGAGCGCTTCGAGCGCGTCAAGGGCCGCACCGAGTTCTCCCGCGAGCACAAGCTCGCGATCCTCAACCACCTCGCCGCGTCGCAGGCCTTCGAGACCTTCGTGGGCATCAAGTACGGTCAGGGCATGAAGTGGTTCAGCCTCGAGGGCGGCACCTCGACCATCCCCACGCTCGAGATGGCCATCGAGCACCTCACCGACCTGAACGCCGAGGAAGTCGTCCTTGGCATGGCCCACCGCGGGCGCGTCAACGTCCTCAACACCGTGATGGGCAAGACCTACGAGCAGCTCTTCACCGAGTTCGAGGACAACTGGGACCACGGCTACCTCGACGGCGGCGGCGACGTCAAGTACCACCGTGGCTACTCCATCACCCGCAAGCTCGCCAACGGCAAGTCCGTCCGCATGGCGATGGCCAGCAACCCCAGCCACCTCGAGGCCGTGAACCCCGTGGTCCTCGGCCGCACCCGCGCCAAGCAGCGCCTCCGCAACGACACCCAGCGCACCCGCGTCGTCCCCATGCTCCTCCACGGCGACGGCGCCGTCATCGGCCAGGGCGTCGTCTGGGAATGCCTCAACATGTCCCAGATCGAGGGCTACACCGTCGGCGGTTGTATCCACCTCGTCATCAACAACCTCATCGCCTTCACCACCCTCCCCGAGGACGACCGCTCTACGCCATACCCCACCGACATCACCAAGGGCATCGAGTGCCCCGTGTTCCACGTCAACGGCGAGGACCCCGAGGCGTGCGCGTTTGTGGCTCGCCTCGCGGCCGCGTACCGCCAGCAGTTCAAGAAGGACGTCTTCATCGACCTGTGGTGCTACCGCAAGTACGGCCACAACGAGAGCGACGAGCAGTCCTACACCCAGCCCATCCTCGCCTCGCTCATCAAGGCCAAGACGCCCACGGCCCAGACCTACGCGGCCAAGCTCATCAAAGAGGGCGTGCTCACCCAGCAGGACTTTGACGCGAAGAACGAGGCGCTCAAGGCCACGCTCGAGAAGGCCCTCGCCTCCGCCCGCCGCGAGCCCACCGTCCCCGTGATCGACCCCGGCAACGACCGCTGGAAGGGCATCACCGGCGATTACTCGCACACGCCCGCGAAGACCGGCGTCAGCATGCAGGTGCTCACCGAGGTCTGCAACGCGCTCGGCCGCGTGCCCGAGACCTTCAACCTCAACCCCAAGCTCAAGAAGCTCCTCACCGAGCGCGCCGAGCTCCCCAAGAACGGCATGGTCAGCCACGCCGACGCCGAGCTGCTCGCCTTCGGCACGCTGCTCCTGGAGGGCACGCCCGTCCGCCTCAGCGGCCAGGACTGCCGGCGCGGCACGTTCTCGCAGCGGCACGCCGTGTTCCGCGACTTCAGCTCCAGCCAGCCCTACGTCCCGCTCAATAACATGCGCGAGGTCGCCAACCCCGGCGAGTGGAAGGACGGCAAGCAGGCCCGGTTCTGCGTCTATGACTCGCCGCTCAGCGAGTTCTCCGTGCTCGGCTTCGATTACGGCTACTCGCTCGCCGACCCCAACATGCTCGTGCTGTGGGAGGCCCAGTTCGGCGACTTTGACAACGGCGCTCAGGTCATCATCGACCAGTTCATCGCCAGCAGTGAGATCAAGTGGAACCGCTGGTCGGGGCTGGTCATGCTCCTCCCGCACGGCTACGAGGGCGCGGGCCCCGAGCATTCCTCGGCCCGCATCGAGCGGTTCCTCTCGCTCTGCGGCGACGACAACATGCAGGTGTGCAACCCGACCACCGCCGCGCAGCACTTCCACATGCTCCGCCGGCAGGTCAAGCGCAACTTCAGGAAGCCCCTGATCGTCGCCGCGCCCAAGAAGTACCTGCGCACGCCGACGAGCCACATCGACGAGTTCACCACCGGAACGTTCAGGGAGGTGCTTGACGACCCGGCGTTCGACGCGAAGAACGGCCTGGACCGCTCTCGAGTCACTCGCGTGATTATCTGCTCGGGCAAGGTTTTCCACGAGCTCTCCGAACGCCGCAAGGCGACCGGCCGCACCGACGTCGCGATCCTCCGCCTCGAGCAGCTCTACCCCTTCCACACGCAGATGGTGAAGGAGACGCTCGCGAAGTACCCCAAGAAGGCCGAGGTCGTTTACGTGCAGGAAGAGCCGCGGAACGCCGGCGCGTACCTGTTCGTCGCCGACCAGTTCAAGACCGAGCTTGGCATCGACCTGCCCTACATCGGACGCGACACCAGCGCGACCCCGGCCGTGGGCAGCAAAAAGGCCGACTACATCCAGCAGGAGGCGGTCATCGCCGCGGCCATCGGCCCGTCCAAGAAGGCCGACGCCCCTGCCGAGAAGGTCCCTGCACCGGCCAAGCCACAGGTCGCGGAGCCCGCGCGCCGATAA
- a CDS encoding fructose-bisphosphatase class III: protein MSTLTPDRLSLLRALSIQHPTADSAIAEAAGLRARLSLPKGVVHVISDVHGEDAKLRHVINNASGALRTLVEDTLKGRLSDQERARFLAILYYPREAVAKFAKEIVESGRRVEWVQQTLILQFEIVRKLRQNYRRNVYEMLVHAELRELFLELGSGLRPDYVKEMIAGLARHDRDWGAVRAASRLIRNLSVAELLVAGDLGDRGPRIDKVIDILMRQPRARMLWGNHDMIWIGAMLGHEPCLLTTLRFSARYRRAAQLEEGYGILTTPLEKLVRTKYADDPAERFVPKGWGHRDELTVARMQKALAIMQFKAEGRMLERHPEWGLDHRRLLHRIDLKRGVITLGTKEYELLDKNFPTINPEDPYAYSPEEQECLNRIKTSFVNSRKLREHMEWIVRHGGMWARYDEALIFHACVPVDAEGVPLSLRVDGREVAGRELMDALGSVVRRAVRKRWYGQDNDGDWLWYLWGGPRSPLFGKDKLATFETYFIADKDTHKEHKNPYFDLIHDAAFVKRIGREFGCGEDVLIVNGHVPVKIEKGEQPVKRGGNAVTIDGAFSEAYGDRGYTLVLKPDRIELAEHCPFSSVDAVIDSGADIVPKVTTIREFGRTRTVAETDEGRDIQRRIDDLEFLVRAYQEGIVRERD from the coding sequence ATGTCCACCCTCACCCCCGACCGTCTCTCCCTCCTCCGCGCCCTCTCCATCCAGCACCCCACCGCCGACTCCGCCATCGCCGAGGCCGCCGGTCTCCGAGCCCGCCTCTCCCTCCCCAAGGGCGTCGTCCACGTCATCTCCGACGTCCACGGCGAGGACGCCAAGCTCCGCCACGTCATCAACAACGCCTCTGGTGCGCTCCGCACGCTCGTGGAGGACACCCTCAAGGGTCGCCTCTCTGACCAGGAACGCGCCCGCTTCCTCGCGATCCTCTACTACCCGCGCGAGGCCGTCGCCAAGTTCGCCAAGGAGATCGTCGAATCCGGCCGGCGCGTGGAGTGGGTCCAGCAGACGCTCATCCTCCAATTCGAAATTGTCCGCAAGCTCCGCCAGAACTACCGCCGCAACGTCTACGAGATGCTCGTCCACGCCGAGCTGCGTGAACTCTTCTTAGAGCTCGGCTCCGGCCTCCGCCCCGATTACGTCAAAGAGATGATCGCCGGCCTCGCGCGCCACGACCGCGATTGGGGCGCCGTGCGCGCCGCCTCGCGCCTCATCCGCAACCTCTCCGTCGCCGAGCTCCTCGTCGCCGGCGACCTGGGCGACCGCGGCCCGCGCATCGACAAGGTCATCGACATCCTCATGCGTCAGCCCCGCGCCCGCATGCTCTGGGGCAACCATGACATGATCTGGATCGGCGCCATGCTCGGGCACGAGCCCTGCCTGCTCACCACCCTCCGCTTCAGCGCCCGCTACCGGCGCGCCGCCCAGCTCGAGGAGGGCTACGGCATCCTCACGACGCCCCTGGAAAAACTGGTGCGCACGAAGTACGCCGACGACCCCGCCGAGCGCTTCGTCCCCAAGGGCTGGGGCCACCGCGACGAGCTCACCGTCGCCCGCATGCAGAAGGCCCTCGCCATCATGCAGTTCAAGGCCGAGGGCAGGATGCTCGAGCGCCACCCCGAGTGGGGCCTCGACCACCGCCGCCTGCTCCATCGCATCGACCTCAAGCGCGGCGTCATCACCCTCGGCACGAAGGAGTACGAGCTTCTCGACAAGAACTTCCCCACCATCAACCCCGAGGACCCCTACGCCTACTCCCCCGAGGAGCAGGAGTGCCTCAACCGCATCAAGACCTCATTCGTCAACTCCCGCAAGCTCCGCGAGCACATGGAGTGGATCGTCCGCCACGGCGGCATGTGGGCCCGCTACGACGAAGCCCTCATCTTCCACGCCTGCGTCCCCGTTGACGCCGAGGGCGTTCCGCTCTCGCTCCGTGTCGACGGGCGCGAAGTCGCCGGGCGCGAGCTGATGGACGCGCTTGGCTCGGTCGTCCGGCGCGCGGTCCGCAAGCGCTGGTACGGCCAGGACAACGACGGCGATTGGCTCTGGTACCTCTGGGGCGGCCCCCGCTCACCCCTCTTCGGCAAGGACAAGCTCGCCACCTTCGAGACCTACTTCATCGCCGACAAGGACACCCACAAGGAGCACAAGAACCCCTACTTCGACCTCATCCACGACGCCGCGTTCGTGAAGCGCATCGGGCGCGAGTTCGGCTGCGGGGAGGACGTCCTCATCGTCAACGGCCACGTCCCCGTCAAGATCGAGAAGGGCGAGCAGCCCGTGAAGCGCGGCGGCAACGCCGTCACCATCGACGGCGCCTTCAGCGAGGCTTACGGCGACCGCGGCTACACCCTCGTCCTCAAGCCCGACCGCATCGAGCTCGCCGAGCACTGCCCATTCAGCTCCGTCGACGCCGTGATCGACTCGGGCGCCGACATTGTCCCCAAGGTCACCACCATCCGCGAGTTCGGCCGCACCCGCACCGTCGCCGAGACCGACGAAGGCCGAGACATACAGCGCCGCATCGATGACCTCGAGTTCCTCGTCCGCGCCTACCAGGAAGGCATCGTCCGCGAACGCGACTGA
- the pdhA gene encoding pyruvate dehydrogenase (acetyl-transferring) E1 component subunit alpha, whose translation MPTRTVYSANIEYLQILDEQGKLDEKLAKWPDGKPVLTDEEVLELYQYMIKCRALDEVAFKLQRSGRMGTYPQNKGQEAAAIGSGYAAIRGTDWLVPCYRENAALFMHGLPMHYVLLHWMGDERGNQIPEGVNMTPLSIPIGTQMLHATGIAWAFKMRKEAKVAVTYFGDGATSEGDFHEAMNFASTFQVPVVFFCQNNQWAISVPREQQMNSATVAQKAFAYDMPTIQVDGNDLFAVYKASKEAVDRARQGGGPSFIEAVTYRLADHTTADDARRYRDAKEVEAWQGKDPMIRLRKYLTAKNLWSDAKQTEAEEAAKPMVAEVVAAAEGIPAPSVDDIFDHTYATLPAELEKQKRTLRTHSLGQDPEQVGLSAQPERV comes from the coding sequence ATGCCCACCCGCACCGTCTATTCCGCCAACATCGAGTACCTCCAGATCCTCGACGAGCAGGGCAAGCTCGACGAAAAGCTCGCCAAGTGGCCCGACGGCAAGCCCGTCCTCACCGACGAGGAGGTGCTCGAGCTCTACCAGTACATGATCAAGTGCCGCGCCCTCGATGAGGTCGCCTTCAAGCTCCAGCGCTCCGGCCGCATGGGCACCTACCCCCAGAACAAGGGCCAGGAGGCCGCCGCGATCGGCTCCGGCTACGCCGCCATCCGCGGCACCGACTGGCTCGTCCCCTGCTACCGCGAGAACGCCGCCCTCTTCATGCACGGCCTCCCCATGCACTACGTCCTCCTCCACTGGATGGGCGACGAGCGCGGCAACCAGATCCCAGAGGGCGTCAACATGACCCCCCTCTCCATCCCCATCGGCACCCAGATGCTCCACGCCACCGGCATCGCCTGGGCCTTCAAGATGCGCAAGGAAGCCAAGGTCGCCGTGACCTACTTCGGCGACGGCGCCACCTCCGAGGGCGACTTCCACGAGGCCATGAACTTCGCCTCCACCTTCCAGGTCCCCGTGGTCTTCTTCTGCCAGAACAACCAGTGGGCCATCTCCGTCCCGCGCGAGCAGCAGATGAACTCCGCGACCGTCGCGCAGAAGGCCTTCGCCTACGACATGCCCACCATCCAGGTCGACGGCAACGACCTCTTCGCCGTCTACAAGGCCAGCAAGGAAGCCGTGGACCGCGCCCGCCAGGGCGGCGGCCCTAGCTTCATCGAGGCCGTGACCTACCGCCTCGCCGACCACACGACCGCCGACGACGCCCGCCGCTACCGCGACGCCAAGGAGGTCGAGGCCTGGCAGGGCAAGGACCCCATGATCCGCCTCCGCAAGTACCTCACCGCCAAAAACCTCTGGAGCGATGCCAAGCAGACCGAGGCCGAGGAAGCCGCCAAGCCCATGGTCGCCGAGGTCGTCGCCGCCGCCGAGGGCATCCCCGCCCCCAGCGTCGATGACATCTTCGACCACACCTACGCCACCCTCCCCGCCGAGCTCGAAAAGCAGAAGCGCACCCTCCGCACCCACAGCCTCGGCCAAGACCCCGAGCAGGTCGGACTCAGCGCTCAGCCCGAACGCGTGTGA
- a CDS encoding site-specific DNA-methyltransferase: MRKEQAGSAVGLSWPGRREARVVACPEMVVEREVGDSAGAGLLLHCDNLDAMAWVAARQRAGEMAKAALIYIDPPYAMEAKHRIDVERDGAVQSEVAYSDYWGEPAKYLQFMWDRLVPMRELLAEDGALCVHCDWRADAWLRVMLDEVFGRECFRNEVVWRRAPNLGHQAAARQLGRTTDTILVYTRTAGCEMRGVMPVRSAAVELTKTGRPRGATWDAERKAWFTTAPRGDYTDASMAALREQGRVHETASGKQYVKYFLRQGEDGRWYKDQPVDTLWADEEVRPLRHCTREELDVGYPTQKPEGLLRRVVEWTTRRGDLVMDLFCGSGTTLAVAAKLGRAWVGCDVGEHAVRVCRERMTRVCGEVGGGGRVIGVIKKNARVEAGVGEGQRSESTITKT, encoded by the coding sequence ATGCGGAAGGAGCAGGCGGGTAGTGCGGTCGGTTTGAGCTGGCCGGGGCGGCGGGAGGCGCGGGTGGTTGCGTGCCCCGAGATGGTGGTCGAGCGCGAGGTCGGAGACAGCGCCGGTGCGGGGCTGCTGCTGCACTGTGACAACCTGGACGCGATGGCGTGGGTCGCGGCGCGGCAGCGGGCGGGGGAGATGGCGAAAGCGGCGCTGATTTACATCGATCCGCCGTACGCGATGGAGGCGAAGCACCGGATCGACGTGGAGCGCGACGGGGCGGTGCAGTCGGAGGTGGCGTACTCGGATTACTGGGGGGAGCCGGCGAAGTACCTGCAGTTCATGTGGGATCGGCTGGTGCCGATGCGGGAGCTGCTGGCGGAGGATGGGGCGCTGTGCGTGCACTGCGACTGGCGGGCGGACGCGTGGCTGCGGGTGATGCTGGATGAGGTGTTCGGGCGGGAGTGCTTTCGGAATGAGGTGGTGTGGCGGCGGGCGCCGAACCTGGGGCACCAGGCCGCGGCGCGGCAGCTGGGGCGGACGACGGACACGATTCTGGTGTACACGCGGACGGCGGGGTGTGAGATGCGCGGCGTGATGCCGGTGCGGTCGGCGGCGGTGGAGCTGACGAAGACGGGCAGGCCGCGGGGGGCGACGTGGGATGCGGAGCGGAAGGCGTGGTTTACGACGGCGCCCAGGGGTGATTACACGGATGCAAGCATGGCGGCGCTGCGGGAGCAGGGCCGGGTGCACGAGACAGCGAGCGGGAAGCAGTACGTGAAGTACTTCCTGCGGCAGGGGGAGGATGGGCGGTGGTACAAGGACCAGCCGGTCGACACGCTGTGGGCGGATGAGGAGGTGCGGCCGTTGCGGCACTGCACGCGGGAGGAGCTGGATGTGGGGTACCCGACGCAGAAGCCGGAGGGGCTTCTGCGGCGGGTTGTTGAGTGGACGACGCGGCGTGGTGATCTGGTGATGGACTTGTTCTGTGGGTCGGGGACGACGCTGGCGGTGGCGGCGAAGCTGGGAAGAGCGTGGGTGGGGTGTGATGTTGGGGAGCACGCGGTGCGGGTGTGTAGGGAGCGGATGACGCGGGTGTGTGGGGAGGTGGGGGGTGGGGGGAGGGTGATTGGGGTGATTAAGAAAAACGCCCGCGTGGAGGCGGGCGTTGGGGAGGGACAGAGATCAGAAAGCACGATCACGAAGACGTGA
- a CDS encoding EamA family transporter, with product MTKAILFAVLAGLCWGVGEIGTKAALNTRQVGPMTAVFVRALVTVLPTLIAYLVATQVWKSEPARWYEDASGRTWAYLIVGSGLLAGFAGVFFFYMGLGSKGGDISLLRPIAFGIAPATAVFLGWWWLGEALTVKKLIAVVLIVTGIVLLAGGSHGSAPAQPGSGERAG from the coding sequence ATGACGAAGGCGATCCTTTTTGCGGTGCTCGCGGGGCTGTGCTGGGGGGTGGGGGAGATCGGGACGAAGGCGGCGCTGAATACGCGGCAGGTGGGGCCGATGACGGCGGTGTTCGTGCGGGCGCTGGTGACGGTGCTGCCGACCCTGATCGCGTACCTCGTGGCGACGCAGGTGTGGAAGAGCGAGCCCGCGCGCTGGTATGAGGACGCGAGCGGGCGGACGTGGGCGTACCTGATTGTCGGGTCGGGGCTGCTGGCGGGGTTCGCGGGTGTGTTCTTCTTCTACATGGGGCTCGGGAGCAAGGGCGGGGATATCTCGCTGCTGCGGCCGATCGCGTTTGGGATCGCGCCGGCGACGGCGGTGTTCCTGGGGTGGTGGTGGCTGGGCGAGGCGCTGACGGTAAAGAAACTGATCGCGGTGGTGCTGATCGTGACGGGGATCGTGCTGCTGGCTGGGGGGAGCCATGGGAGTGCTCCGGCTCAGCCCGGCTCGGGCGAGCGGGCGGGGTGA
- a CDS encoding alpha-ketoacid dehydrogenase subunit beta: protein MANLTLVQAINLALQQEMSKDPRVVCLGEDVGLNGGVFRVTEGLQKQFGPDRVIDTPLAESGIMGTAIGLAIAGMRPVPEIQFEGFLGPAYDQLCNHAARYRTRSRGAITVPMTVRVPWGGGIHAPELHSDSPETIYVHQAGLKVVCPSTPYDAKGLLIAAIRDPDPVVFFEPKRVYRSFREEVPEDEYTVEIGKAKVVSEGTDITVITWGSMVFQCLEALDSLPEDMSVELIDLRTLYPIDVDTIVQSVQKTGRAVIVHEAPKTCGLGAELSSLIQEHCFLHLKAPVQRVAGFDTIMPYYKLELDYLPDAKKIGEAVSQTLSY from the coding sequence ATGGCCAACCTCACCCTCGTCCAAGCCATCAACCTCGCCCTCCAGCAGGAAATGTCCAAGGACCCACGCGTCGTCTGCCTCGGCGAGGACGTCGGCCTCAACGGCGGCGTCTTCCGCGTCACCGAGGGCCTCCAGAAGCAGTTCGGCCCCGACCGCGTCATCGACACGCCCCTCGCCGAGTCCGGCATCATGGGCACCGCCATCGGCCTCGCCATCGCCGGCATGCGCCCCGTCCCCGAGATCCAGTTCGAAGGCTTCCTCGGGCCCGCCTACGACCAGCTCTGCAACCACGCGGCCCGCTACCGCACCCGCAGCCGCGGCGCCATCACCGTCCCCATGACCGTCCGCGTTCCCTGGGGCGGCGGCATCCACGCCCCCGAACTCCACTCCGACTCCCCCGAAACCATCTACGTCCACCAGGCCGGCCTCAAGGTCGTCTGCCCATCCACCCCCTACGACGCCAAGGGCCTGCTCATCGCCGCCATCCGCGACCCCGACCCCGTCGTCTTCTTCGAGCCCAAGCGCGTCTACCGCTCCTTCCGCGAGGAAGTCCCCGAGGACGAGTACACCGTCGAGATCGGCAAGGCCAAGGTCGTCAGCGAGGGCACCGACATCACCGTTATCACCTGGGGCTCGATGGTCTTCCAATGCCTCGAGGCCCTCGACAGCCTCCCCGAGGACATGAGCGTCGAGCTCATCGACCTCCGCACGCTCTACCCCATCGACGTCGACACGATCGTCCAGAGCGTGCAGAAGACCGGCCGCGCCGTCATCGTACACGAAGCCCCCAAGACCTGCGGCCTGGGCGCCGAGCTCTCCTCACTCATCCAGGAGCACTGCTTCCTGCACCTCAAGGCCCCGGTCCAGCGCGTCGCGGGCTTCGACACCATCATGCCCTACTACAAGCTCGAGCTCGACTACCTCCCCGACGCCAAGAAGATCGGGGAAGCCGTCTCCCAGACGCTCTCGTACTGA